GAGACCGAGGGCGACCGGGTCGAGGAGGCCCCCGTCGAGGACGTCGAGACCATCTGGTCCCGGGCGGTCGGCAACGTCGCCGTCGACGTCACCATGCACCCCAAGGACGGCGCACACGACGAGACGGAGAGCTTCAAGATCCGGGTGCCCGGCGACTACGAGTTCACCGTCGGCGAGACCGACGAGTTCGGCGACAACGAGTTCACCGTCGAGGGCTTTCTCGTCCGCGACGACGCCCACGGCTACGACCGCGACCAGTACGAGATGGACGGCGACGCGGCCGAGGCCAAGGACCTCAAGCGGCTCTACGCCCGGGACGAGCAGACCCGGGCCTGGTCCGCCTGGTGATGGACTTCGCGGCTCGCCGCGGGGAGCTGGTCGAGCGCCTCGCCGAGCGGGTCGACGACGAGGACGTCCTGGCAGCGATGCGCGCGGTCCCCCGCCACGAATTTGTCCCCGAGGACCGCCGCGGGAACGCCTACGCCGACCGCCCGCTCCCCATCGGCGGGGGCCAGACGATCAGCGCGCCCCACATGGTCGCGATGATGGCCGAGCTGCTGGACCTGCGCGAGGGCGACGCCGTGCTGGAAGTGGGCACCGGCTGCGGCTACCACGCCGCCGTCACGGCCGAACTGGTCGGCGACGAGGGCGTCTACACTGTCGAGTACCGCGAATCGCTCGCCGAGGACGCCCGCGAGCGGCTGGCGGACCTGGGCTACGAGGGAATCTCCGTCCGCGTCGGCGACGGCAAGGAGGGGTGGGAAGCGCACGCCCCTTACGACCGGGCGTACCTGACCGCCGCCGCACCGGAGTTCCCTGGTCCCGTCGTCGAGCAGGTCCGTCCCGGGGGGCTGCTGCTCGCGCCCATCGGGACCGGCCGCCAGCGGCTCGTCCGGGCGCGCAAGCGCGCCGACGGCGAACTCGACCGCGACTCGCACGGCGCGGTGCGGTTCGTCAGGCTGCAGTAGGCGGACTTCGGATCAGCACTCCTTCTGGTCGAACTCGACGGATAGATCGTCCGTGACGGTGACGATCAAGGTCTGGTGATAGCACCCCGCCGGGGCCCACGTCGTCGTGAACGGTTCGGTGGACTTCGACTGATCCATCGTCTCGACGGTGACTTCCACCTCGTACGTCCCCGTCTGCACGACGTTCGTGTCACCGGCACGGTAGTGTTCTGTGGGAAAGATTCGATACTCCTCGTGGTACTGGACGCTCTTCGCGGAGAAAAGACCTCCCTGCGATCGGACGACCGTTTCGACCCACACCTCCTCGTCGCGTTCGTTGATCCACTGGACGGAGCCGTATCAGGACGAGAGCGCAGACGTCCCGGCGTAGACGCCGCCGCCACCCACCACTGCTCCGCCCGCGAACGCCAGCAGGTACTTCCTTCGAGTCGCCACGATGGGCGACCGTTGCGTCCGTGACTGGTTTTACTTTCTGGATTGACTTGGCCGTATACATCTGCCCCGTCCCGGAGTTCGAACGCCGAGAGGCGACCCGCAGCGGGACACGTGATTCATATACTTCGCCGTCCAATCGCGACTATGGACCTCGCGGTACTGCGGGACGACCTGGTCGACAGCCTGGAACACGAGAGCAAGGGCATCGTCCAGTCGCCCCGGCTGTCGGACGCCATGCGGACCGTCCCGCGCGAGGCATTCCTCGCCGACGGCCAGGAGGCCTATTCCGACCGGCCCTTCGAGCGCCTCGGAACGCGCGTGCTCTCGCCGAGCACGGTCGCCCGCCTCCTCGAGGCGCTGGACCCCGAGGAGGGCGACGACGTGCTCGTCGTCGGCGCCGGCGTCGGCTACACCGCCGCCGTCATCGCCGAGCTCGTCGGCGAGGCCAACGTCCACGCCATCGACATCACCCGCCGGCTCGTCATGGACGCGCGCTCGAACCTCGCGGCGGCCGGCTACGAGGGCGTCCTCGTCGACCGCCGCGACGGCGCCGACGGCCTCCCGGAGTACGCCCCCTACGACTGCGTCCTGCTCGAAGCCGCAGCCATCGAACCGCCCGCCGCGCTGGTCGACCAGCTGACCGAGGACGGCCGGCTGGTCATGCCGCTCGGGGCCGGCGAGCAGAGCCTCGCCGTCGTCGAACCCGACGGCGTCGCCGAGCGCCTCGGCGGCGTCGCCTTCCAGCCGATGCTCGTCGAGGGCGAGCAGGCGGACACCCCCGAGCGCAACCGCACCCAGCGCGAGGACCGCGAGCGCGCCCGCCGGGCCGCCCAGTCCCGGGCCGGGTGGGAGCAGGAGTGGATCGACTGGGACAGCCGCTGAACCCGAACCGGCCCGCAGT
This genomic interval from Halomicrobium urmianum contains the following:
- a CDS encoding HVO_0476 family zinc finger protein, encoding MTDATPGERVALPCPACSPDLETVHEVLSPGSHVTVRCTECDHTHKEQLPEEEEVQRRVVVSQEGDSFTASVDVPEGEQLAVGEEFLLDAEEALMTVRITSLETEGDRVEEAPVEDVETIWSRAVGNVAVDVTMHPKDGAHDETESFKIRVPGDYEFTVGETDEFGDNEFTVEGFLVRDDAHGYDRDQYEMDGDAAEAKDLKRLYARDEQTRAWSAW
- a CDS encoding protein-L-isoaspartate(D-aspartate) O-methyltransferase yields the protein MDFAARRGELVERLAERVDDEDVLAAMRAVPRHEFVPEDRRGNAYADRPLPIGGGQTISAPHMVAMMAELLDLREGDAVLEVGTGCGYHAAVTAELVGDEGVYTVEYRESLAEDARERLADLGYEGISVRVGDGKEGWEAHAPYDRAYLTAAAPEFPGPVVEQVRPGGLLLAPIGTGRQRLVRARKRADGELDRDSHGAVRFVRLQ
- a CDS encoding protein-L-isoaspartate O-methyltransferase family protein, encoding MDLAVLRDDLVDSLEHESKGIVQSPRLSDAMRTVPREAFLADGQEAYSDRPFERLGTRVLSPSTVARLLEALDPEEGDDVLVVGAGVGYTAAVIAELVGEANVHAIDITRRLVMDARSNLAAAGYEGVLVDRRDGADGLPEYAPYDCVLLEAAAIEPPAALVDQLTEDGRLVMPLGAGEQSLAVVEPDGVAERLGGVAFQPMLVEGEQADTPERNRTQREDRERARRAAQSRAGWEQEWIDWDSR